In Erpetoichthys calabaricus chromosome 2, fErpCal1.3, whole genome shotgun sequence, a genomic segment contains:
- the syt13 gene encoding synaptotagmin-13 → MIASAPLLVLGATLGTASGILALCGLSLLCKSFRKTEAVEGSTGVFQPSQQFSIQKSTEPVQPRSLLTFPRLYRAKAVGICPEMVNYTQQDESPSAEGPEDALTTPTLPHLPHSSINIPLHSRFLSSMSPAAALAEKKGKNSTLVSLCVSACSVGLPGMDQPDCMSPSDSPETPKLHFSLQYNTQSRELQVTIIEAEKVCTAQGSDCYVIGNLTTLSTRKEAKTTVKRALPQVVWQETLAFPLPEGCEIEGEMALSLYSCDTFSQHAHMGVVRFKLADVPMLSNADCWVDLQLPKLDRSISAGEILLSISYLPAANRLGVVVMKARGLQSDKMKDIIDLSVKLALKHQNTKLKKKQTRRVKHKINPVWNEMMMFEVPHELLSQSSLELEVLNQNQCSEALSLGQCSLGLQSIGSGLQHWQQMLSNPRRQIAMWHPLYA, encoded by the exons ATGATCGCCTCTGCCCCTCTGCTCGTCCTGGGGGCAACCCTGGGCACTGCCTCGGGCATCCTCGCCTTGTGCGGACTCTCTCTGCTCTGCAAGTCTTTCCGAAAAACGGAGGCAGTGGAAGGGAGCACCGGTGTGTTTCAGCCGAGCCAGCAG ttcaGCATCCAAAAATCCACAGAGCCTGTCCAGCCTAGATCTCTCTTGACCTTCCCCCGATTGTATCGAGCCAAAGCTGTTGGGATATGTCCTGAGATGGTTAATTATACACAGCAGGATGAAAGCCCATCAGCTGAGGGACCCGAGGATGCTCTGACAACTCCTACCCTCCCCCACCTCCCCCACTCAAG TATCAATATTCCCCTTCATTCTCGTTTTCTTAGTTCAATGAGTCCTGCAGCCGCTCTAGctgaaaaaaaaggcaaaaacagcacattAGTGAGCTTGTGTGTATCTGCTTGTTCTGTAGGCCTGCCAGGGATGGATCAGCCAGATTGCATGTCCCCCAGTGACTCACCTGAGACTCCTAAACTGCACTTCAGCCTgcagtacaatacacagagccGGGAGCTTCAAGTCACCATCATCGAGG cgGAGAAAGTGTGCACAGCACAAGGAAGTGACTGCTATGTGATCGGCAATTTGACTACCCTGTCCACCAGGAAGGAGGCTAAAACGACAGTGAAGCGTGCTCTCCCCCAGGTGGTGTGGCAGGAAACTTTGGCGTTTCCTCTACCGGAGGGCTGCGAGATTGAAGGCGAGATGGCACTGTCACTCTACAGTTGTGACACATTCTCACAGCATGCCCACATGGGTGTCGTCAGGTTCAAGCTGGCTGATGTGCCGATGCTGTCAAACGCAGACTGCTGGGTGGATCTTCAGCTTCCCAAATTG GATCGGAGCATCTCTGCTGGTGAAATCCTGCTTTCAATAAGCTACTTACCTGCTGCTAACCGACTAGGAGTGGTTGTCATGAAGGCCCGTGGCCTCCAGTCCGACAAAATGAAGGATATCATAG ACCTTTCTGTGAAACTGGCATTGAAACACCAGAACACCAAGCTCAAGAAGAAGCAGACCCGCAGGGTCAAGCACAAAATAAACCCAGTCTGGAATGAGATGATGATGTTTGAAGTTCCTCATGAGCTCTTGTCTCAGTCAAGTCTGGAACTTGAAGTTTTAAACCAGAATCAGTGTAGTGAAGCCCTCTCCTTGGGACAGTGTTCCCTGGGTTTACAGTCCATAGGAAGTGGACTCCAGCACTGGCAGCAGATGCTGAGTAACCCCCGAAGACAGATTGCCATGTGGCACCCTCTGTATGCATGA